GCTTtcacaaaataaacaaatagcAGAAACCAACAAACAACCGTTcaattagagcatgattaaacCCGGAGTTCTTTTGGAGATCTTATCGGAagttaaaaaactatttttgaacttttaactaaaaagctaagaaccagTTCTTAATTAAAAGCtaaaaaacagtttcttaacttccgatAAAAACTTCATCCTAAGAATCCCGAGTTAATCATGCTTTTAGGGTTAAACGTAAAACCAATAGGTGGGATCTAAACAATAGATTTATAGATTTAAATGCTAGGAGCTTGCGAGTTAGTAGATGGACAAAATAATTGATGGAAgggttgcaaaggcaaaatccGTAAAACCAATAGGTGGGACATAAATCAAATTTACATTGCTACAAAACTGGCCTTACCAAACTCTTTATTTTAACTCAAAAAATTACAAGATAATTATTCTAAAATAGCATAAATTTTAGATAAAGACTCATgataaattgttaaaaaataagactcatgataaatttaaatttctaagaTATCAACAATATTACGTTAATAttgatgttttaaatatttttaactaaattaaaaactGTTGATTTTCGTTTCtttatagaatttaaaaatattatgttaatattgatattttaagttatttttaactaaattaaaaacttttgattttagtttctttagttgattaaaaattcctttaaaaagtattttagttattttgataATCAAATTATGGTAGCGGTACGTGTGATATTTTACtctttgtaaccaaaactttGTTTGGTgttattttccataattttcCCCACTTTAATTTATGTATCAGAAAACATAAGAGTAATTTACCTGTTATTGAAGTGATGATCACTTTGTCGAGCATTGGCAATATAGTTACGAAATTGATCGAAGAAGCTCCTTCTTGAGTCATAGGATTCACCGAAAGAGGAAAAAATGGCTTTAACCAATACACTTGATTTAGCCCAAACCATTCTCTCATGTGACCTCTCTGCCTCAAAGATAGTCGCAGCCGCTAGGTAATAGCACTCTAGAAGCTCGCCTCTACTCACACCCCACTCACTTAACCAATTTTCTTCATACCACCTGCGTAcaaattaactttaaaattagttcttatatagagaaaaaaaatataaacttaagATACGGTTTAACTGGAACCAAAGTTTTTCTTTCCAGAcactaagaaaataaataaatacatatatatatatatatatatatatatatatatatactattccagtttgagataaataattggtttattgataaaaaaagataaataattggTTTCATAATTTATTAACCGAATACTTAGTAAAACAtagtgttttatttttgtttttaaaaatacaaaaagaagaaagtaATTATAGCATCGATAAACTTGCTAGTACTAAATAAAAGCTGTGATTTTGTCATGAAAAAGGTTGTGATTTTGCtcatatgaaataaataaaaacaccatTTAGCTAattcttttagaaattttataagaaaataatacttGTTTGTTTTTCGGAAATATCACAAAGTTTTTATTAGATCTCCCTAAACCACTTGCATAAAAGTTTCCtaaaagtttagaaaaaaaCTCACAACAATTAAAAGCCATGattattgaaaaaaatgaagagtggAGATGATATTACTTTTGGAAAGTGTCCCATTCGAGTTGATGCAGAGCTTGGCAGTTGTTGTAGTCTTGTTTTGCTAATTCCAGATATTCATTATTGTTCACATATGGCATCCTACATCGTCCACCAACATTATTAGTTTACCAATtaactttataattaaaacacttgcaattgcaaaaaaaaGGTGTTACAACTACCCGCAGTCCTTGTTAAACGTAGAAAAAACACTCCACATTCGATTCGGTTCAAGTTAGGTATTTACAATTGATTTGATTCATCCAGATTAAAATCACCTATGTATTTTACCAAACTAAATGACCATAATGGCCTTATCTTAACACATACATGGTCAGCTCATGCATGCATTATAACAGCTAGTGCAATGCATTTGTTTTGCATTCATTGGACAATgcaacttaaaaaataaatatgaagaATAAAAAGTACCTATAAAGGGTCTTGCCAATCCAAACGTCGTTTTCTCCACCATACTGCTCAATATAGAATCTGGTCTCAACTCGAGGCAAGCTTGCATACCATGGAATCTCCAACGCGAACCCAATCTAACatgcaaaataaaaaacaaaaataagcaaaaaaGAGCCAAACACGCTTTGTCGTTTTCCTTCTCCATCAGATGACCCTAAAATGGCATTGAGTGCGTAAGTGCAGATGTAATGTTTTTTGGAACCAATTGTAATTTGTGTGTTTCTGGTCTTATTGTACATGTAACTTACCTCGCCAGGTAAGTCTTTCATTATAATCCACTTATCAAGCAACTCCCCTTTCTCTTGTTTATGTTGTAGATACTTGGACGAAAATTCTTGGGCGTTTTTCAATATCTCTTCCCTTGGAAACGCTAATTGCGATGCCCGGTATAGATTGAACATACCAGTCACCGCCTGGTTTGATTGGCCCGCGAAGCAGAAAAACTCTCCTTCTTTCTCAAAGACCTTGAACACATCTAAAATTGAACTAGATGTTATACTTTTAACTtggttaaaattgtttaaatatattacCAAAAAACAAAGTTTATTTTTTACCTGCGGAAACTTTGTATCCATTAAGTCTTAAGAGCCTAAATGCCATGGCTGTGTCGTCGATATCTTGTACATGAGAACATCTAGCCCAACATATGCCTTTGTCTGTCCAATATCTGAtatttatcatcatcatcattagagTAAAACTACTTTGGTATATACAAATGaagttaatattaaaataacgtTTTTCTAACCTGTGAACATAGTCAAGACACTGTTTAATCTCTTCTTCGAAGTATCTCGATATCCCTAACCGTTGTAGCCGATCCACGATCCATATATGCTCGAAAAGATCCACAGGAAATACATTGGgaactgaaaatataattataaaagtttatttagTGAAAAGTAGATGTTATACGTTGCCATATATACACATGAATGCTACTAGACAAAAATATATGAGTAGACATGGTTACTAGATAACAAACCTCCTCCATTGAAACGTTTGACGGCATTGCGCAAATACCCAAGACACTTACTGTCTCGGGTCTGCATGAATGCGAAAGCGGTCGAGGAAGGAGAGAAGAGGAAAGATCCATCTTGACATTGAAGTTTCAATAGTTTTTCCCAGTCTAAATCACGCATGCCCTCCAAACTATGCAACAATGTTGTTGGTATCTTGTGCATTATCTCTTTGGGTATCCTATAAAGATTTCAACGTACGCCCAAATTTAATCCACATCTTagtcaatatataaaaaatatatatatatatatatatatatatatatcttataataCGTATGCAAATATTATACGGAATAATTCTTTTTGGCTTTAAGTGAAACTACATTGGACCCGTATATAAATACTTTcgaaaatgtttatataaaaatagaatatttaaaattgtatatttttggCCCAACACGCAAACCTTGTTAGCTTTAGCTCCTTCTTGGCGTATATATCCTTCAAGACCGGAGAATCGTACGGTACATCTATGTTTATTCCTCGAGCTATCTCAAGTAATGAAGGAAAGGCTACTTCGAATCCAATTGGCATATgctcatcgtcttcttcttctagctttccgatattttctctaaaaaacaTGATTCCTGAACAGGTAACTAGTAATTAATACTTCAAACAATAATAAGGAAAAAGGATACGTTTCTTttaacctatatatatatatatatatgtgtgtatatattagTTTGAATGGCTATGGGAAAAAGAtttcaaactttttaaaaagaagaTTGATGTTTTTCATTcgataaaaagaaagaagattgaTGTTCTAACTCATAACTATAAAACAATGTATACTTTCTTTTCAGCCCACTATAAAAAAGGATTTGCGTTTTTTGCAGAAAGTCGAGATATTTTTTCATGtgtcctaatttttttttgcaaataaaaataaattacctTTGTGGCATTGATGAGGAAAGAGATTCCATGATGTTAGAGCAACGACGCAGGCAAGTGTGTTGATGAGACGGTCATGATAAGAGAAGAGGTGGGCATCACCCCATGAACTATCGGAGAGTTGATTGTTGGCGATCCATTTCACGGCGGAGGGAAACGCCGGAGTTTCATCTCCGGCGTCGATCAAAGCAACCCAAGCTGTGTCATAAGCCGATATCGTAATTTCACCGTCacttaaatttctcaaaatggaCTTCACTCTTTTCACTGCTTCTTCGATTGCAATATCATAACTTCCAACACTAATCTATTATTCAAAATGCACGAAACTATAATCAGCGCATATAATCATAACAACAGTTGAAATTAAATATGTGGCTTTGGTACCTTTAATGTAAACATACAAATGATACAATAACTATTTTTGATGGAATATAAAGTATAGATTCCGGGGGGAAATGTATAAATCAAGGTAAAAAGGAAGAGTGAATATTAATGAGGATATTTTTGGTGAATATTATtgacaagaaaataattataacaAATAACAGCCTTTTAAAATAgacgatatatatttaaaaaccaCCTGAGGAGCATCATCTCCTTGAAGCTGTTGCCACTGTATTAGAGGTATCTCATGTTGAATTTCCTGAGATTTAGGGTATTCTGCACAGAAACATTGAAATTTTATatggaaaacaaaataaagggAATAGATGTAAACTACTACttaaatattgaaaattaaattagacCTTGAGTTCGAAGTTTTGTACAATATATGGAGCAGCTTCTGGGTTTGTCGCTCCCCAAACTTAGCGGTGATCCTATCAaaaacagaatttaaaaatataacactGACAAGAGAATGAGTAATTTGCTAACTatagagaaataaataaatagcacTAATTTTTTGTCCGTGgtcaaacaaacataaaattattataagcCACGATACGAGGTCAATCCATTCGCTAATAATGAGAACTAGATTCTCTAAACGTACTTTCTCTAATAATAAATTCAAACTGCTAGTATCTTATAGTCtcattttattataaatgtagGCTTAAAATGTTTCCACGTACTAATTATAGATTGTTGTGGTCAGTCTGATTTTGCATCGAATTAGGAGAAGACATTCCGTTCagaaagtaaaaacaaaaacaagttcaAAATCAGACATAAATAAGAGAATTATTGGGAAACGAAGAAAAAATAAACGAAGAGTgattaatgattataaaatgtttggaagaacgagaaaataaaacaaaaagagagagagatagagagacattgatgatgatgaaataTATCTCACGCGTGGGTACTGAGAGAACATATAAACAGAGTCATCACTCTGTTTTTTCGTTTTGTTCTCTAGGGAAAATCAAAGACggaaaacaaaataacaaaaaaaaacaaattattttttattgaaaactcAGTTAAAGAACTGATCATCATCAAACCCACAAGAGAATTTCGTTTACAGACATAGCAAAAGATGTTAATGAAAGACTCTGTTTTCGTGATCGTGTGTGTTCTATAAGACAGATGGAGACAAAGGAGAGATCACGCACCTGAGATCTTAAGGAcataagaagagagagaagaactagaagaaggagaaagTGTTGTTTTAGTACCGAACAAGTTGTTACTTTGAATGGAGTTGAGAGCATAGTATTGTAGAGACATGGCTTAGAAGCCTTTTGCTCCTCCTCTCTGTTTCTATCAAAGACTTAGTGAAGAAGAGAGATTGTGaaactagagagagaaagatgagAACTGGTGAGAGAGAAAAACATTTAATGGGATTATATAAGGACAGAACCGACTTCCCATCAGAGATTGTATCTGACTGTACTcttgagagagaaagaagagagagatcgGATGCATGGAATGTGTTACCGTGGGATTATCTTCCTTCCATAGCAATGGATTTGAAGGGCATATTTGGCTTTTTCTTCTAATTCTCATTCTCTTGTATCCATCTCAAAATTGcatctattaatttaggatcCTATTTTTATCTGCGTTAGACCATTAATtagaaactaaaataattatcctaaattttttttttttgaaaaaaattatcctaaatTTATGCATATACGATTTATTTTAAcagaaacattatatatatctaaacaataacattcttaaaaaaaaccaaatatatttccattatgcaattattttatttattatatttagtctagaccaaactttatatatatttcagtaactaattttgaaattgaataATATATCccaattctttttgaaattatcatcaaattatatacataaaaattgatattaaatatatatatatttataacttattttatattttaaatgtttgtttttaaaagaaaagatatGGTACATGCCGTTATCTTCGAAACCAAGTACACATACGATGGCTTACATGCAATCCTCTGAATCATATCCTATATGATTCACGTCAGATACAGACATACtattttcacaaaataatagtttaagtaACAAATAACTTATGTTGATCCGTTTTGTGACAAGGCAtattgcaatatatatatatatatttctaagtGGTATTTATCTCGTGACAAAGGTAAACTTCACGAGTTTCTCATTTTGCATtcttgtaatatatattttttctcattgttgtttttcattttttgatggATTACATcattttgtaatattaatttatatgcaGGATAAAGTGGAAATGATAAGAGCTATACAAGATGATACTACACGTGTAGTTATATTATTGCATTATCCTTGTACTATTTCAATTTGAATCAAGTTATTCGAATATAATGGAATCTTATtaatttattcttcttttttgttacaCGATACGTATAATTTTCATATGgtattttcattatatataaaatacagctatatataagaaaacataatcttactAATCATCAAATTAGATTTCAAAAGGTTATTAGTCAAAATTATTCAAATAGATACCATATGCTCAGATACTATAATTGAATccttctttatcttttttttttgttacacgacacgaataatttttttttggtgtaagacacgaataatttaataatttttagtttgcCACATGATATTTTTCAtgataaatgaaaaaacaaatacaGCTATATTATTAGCAGAACAAATCATATCTTATCGTTAAATTAGATTTCTAAGGTTAGTAATTAACATTATTCAAACATAGTTGAATATTTTCTTGCATTTGCTACACAACACGTATAGTTTTCAGTTATGTCAGATAATGTATCTTCATTATAAGGGAAAACACATCTGTATATAACAAATCATAATCTTACtagtcttttttttgtcataaactTACTAatcattaaattaaatttgaaaaggTTTCTAAATTACACTTGTTTATCATATATtggtaaaatgtatatatatatatatatgcagttATACGAtactatttataataattacatATTGATCTACTCACtgaatatgttttaaaaaataatagttacaACATCAAAACTAATAATAGTCATTTGGTTTTAACacacattaatttaaataaaatatacacaATCCTCTAAATATTCGGGTCCTCTACAATCCCGGCACCGCCACGGGAGAGCACTTCTTGGAGCAGTTATACCGCATGTTAAGTGTTTTAAATGATCGCTGTAAAGAAGCCTCAGCATACGGTCCTCGACTTTAATTAATGAACATTAAATGGACAAAGCATAAGataataacaatataaaaagtatacacattttgaatatttatacaTAGATTAGATGTTTAAACGGAATTTTCTTTTGGCAACCTcataattaaattgtaaaaatacaatatGTTGGTAACCCAATTTAGGGGTAagaaatttatgataaacaataaaattaacttttaagaaaTGATATAGATAACTTTTTCGTCTTAATCAAAAACgataaaatattatgaaaataaattgaaaatagGCTATCCAAtctttttagaaatatattaaaaagacaaacaatatcCATCTGATAAGTTGGAAAAACTGACAATTTAAAATTGTGTCGTTCCTTCATGGCTATTTTGGATTAACCGTCTTTAAATCTgacaaaatctattttaaacattacaccgttaaaaacttaaaatttgtaaaataattttttatctcaatataatagtttattagaaaatttaatttaaagatTGCGAATAATTCACATATATGAATTACcaacaaaaatgcattttctataattaatttattataaataaatgatatttatcaAACATTGCATAAacatagatatttaaatttatagttaataTATACAGACTGAAAATTTTATcagcaaaataatattttgtataaatttctcaaaaatgaTGATCAGTTGATCAAATTTCATTAGTTGTAGCATATATAACTATGATGAATAGGTTGACaagatgttaatatatatatatatatatatagtgaaacctctataaattaatgttgggactacaccaaaactataattttttattaatttatataggttattaatttatcgatatactaattcaacaaaaaattcaatttgggactataaaattatactattttatagaagtttttagtgtatattaatttctagattattaatttaaagaggttatatatatatttagcaaCACAAAGCTTTACAATAAACAGTTTACATACCTCATCGATATActttaaatatgttttccatTCGACACTTGGGATTTGCCAATATGACCCAACTTGATTATGAACATCATATTGACAAGATACACTCTTGGCTTCTTAAGTGGTCAAACAGCTCACTTTGTATGGAGGTTGTCTTCAGCTTATTAAATCAGTGGATACCACCGACTTTTGATGTTCAGCTTTTCATTGTCCTAACCGATGTCGTCTTGATCACATTGAGAAAATGTTTTTGGCTTTTTTTTGGGGCGTCAAATGTATCTACCAAGGCTAAGGTGGCATGGTCAGACTTGAGTGTCCTAAGAAAGAAGGGAGTTTCTGGATTCAAAAATTACAGGGTACatagattttattatcattaaagTTGGTATGGATGTTTATTGCTTAAGTCGGATTTATTATGggtttttttgggtcaaacacTACTGGAAGATCTTAGAtgtgaaaaaaaacttttaaagcTAAGACCACTAGCGGGAAATTTTCTTCAAAGTTGAGATTACAAATGGCTCAAAACCCATACTATTAGCCACTGTTCTAAAATACGTCGTATGCGGCCATATAAGCGCTGGCTATACGTTATACGGAACCTTAACGTACCGAATTTGACAATTCGGTTAATTTATACGTTATAACCTGTTTTTGGAAGTTttgacttgattttttttttgtcaacgactTGAATTAAAAAGACTAATGAAGACAATTATTTAACTTTGCGTTGGTGAATCCTTATTTTATAGGAAGGTGTGtacaacctttttttttctcactaaTCTTGTTAACACTGTGGAAGATAAACGTGTGGATGTTATATTTCATTTTCCAAAATATCTTCTTGTAATGTAATTCTTTGTTTTACATCcagtttctacaaaaaaaaaatgatcttagtatatatttaaaattatactatttattttagattataaaatattaagaaatatacagatttatgatatatattttagatttatccctataattactaaatattatattttcctgtataaaaatatttaccgTATATGCTCTGTGTAAACGTCCGTATATACAGTTAAACGTTATACGGTAGTTCACCGCCCGATTAGCGTATACCGTATTTTAGAACACTATTTAGACTTTTGGGCATTGATAGAAAAGCTAAAGTTGCAGAAGCTACTGGTGCAAGTggatctaaatttttaaaacgtcGTTGGCAGTTAATTCAtgaatttattgattttatcaGGCAGATCTTGGGTCCAAATCTGGGCTATTGGAACCTCTTTGGAGGCAAAGACATGGCAAAAATGATCAAAATTCTCAATGAGAAGTACTTaggacccaaaaaaaaataatgattcaaCATAATGTGGACTGACAAAGCATTGTTTACTTCCCTCAATCGGTCTCACCCAGAGCAGGACTTTGgcttccaattttttttctaggCTTTTAACATGAGCATAGGCTTCCAAGttatgaaaactttttttataaaatattaaaaatgtttatggcTTCCAAATTCTCATATCCCGTTCTGATCCCATGCCAAGTTTTCATCACATGGTTAGTTTGTTGTAATAGATTAGACACAGGGGATCCCATCCCATTTCTTCGCATGTCAATTCTCATTCACAATTTAGGCATTGTTGCTAGCAGAACTTTCTTGGCATC
This genomic stretch from Brassica napus cultivar Da-Ae chromosome C9, Da-Ae, whole genome shotgun sequence harbors:
- the LOC106392263 gene encoding ent-copalyl diphosphate synthase, chloroplastic, which produces MSLQYYALNSIQSNNLFGTKTTLSPSSSSSLSSYVLKISGSPLSLGSDKPRSCSIYCTKLRTQEYPKSQEIQHEIPLIQWQQLQGDDAPQISVGSYDIAIEEAVKRVKSILRNLSDGEITISAYDTAWVALIDAGDETPAFPSAVKWIANNQLSDSSWGDAHLFSYHDRLINTLACVVALTSWNLFPHQCHKGIMFFRENIGKLEEEDDEHMPIGFEVAFPSLLEIARGINIDVPYDSPVLKDIYAKKELKLTRIPKEIMHKIPTTLLHSLEGMRDLDWEKLLKLQCQDGSFLFSPSSTAFAFMQTRDSKCLGYLRNAVKRFNGGVPNVFPVDLFEHIWIVDRLQRLGISRYFEEEIKQCLDYVHRYWTDKGICWARCSHVQDIDDTAMAFRLLRLNGYKVSADVFKVFEKEGEFFCFAGQSNQAVTGMFNLYRASQLAFPREEILKNAQEFSSKYLQHKQEKGELLDKWIIMKDLPGEIGFALEIPWYASLPRVETRFYIEQYGGENDVWIGKTLYRMPYVNNNEYLELAKQDYNNCQALHQLEWDTFQKWYEENWLSEWGVSRGELLECYYLAAATIFEAERSHERMVWAKSSVLVKAIFSSFGESYDSRRSFFDQFRNYIANARQSDHHFNNRSIRLDRPRSVQASGLVGILIRTLNQISFDHYMSHGRDVISLLYQSWGGWLEKWKLDGNEGHGELLVKMIILMKNNDLTNFFTHPRFVRLSEIINRINLIAQYLKTMRNDKKEKTIKRMENEMEQMVELVLLEVDTFRDVSITFLDVAKAFYYSASCGDHLQTHIDKILFQKVL